Proteins encoded in a region of the Gemmatimonadota bacterium genome:
- a CDS encoding zinc-binding dehydrogenase, producing MPIKAAVMTGPGQPLEIRSLPDPDLEPGSILLETIASEVCGTDVHLLHGRLAGVPYPIVPGHVSVGRVLERRGVDRDALGQPLGDGDVVTFLDVHETCHRCFYCRVAHQSNRCASRKVYGITYTVDEGPLGGWAERIHLKPGVLAVKLPEALSADDVIGGGCGLFTGFAAVERSGLAMGDTVVVQGIGPVGLSAVAFAHLRGAGRILAIGDPEDRRSLALGFGADTVLSVSGTDPEARLAAVRDATSGRGADVVIEASGARAAVPEGLALLRDGGCYTIAGHYTDAGAVEINAHTDINRKHARIVGQWGTDFSHIARSLPLVARHRIPFARIVGGRYPIERAGEALADVEALRVTKALIVP from the coding sequence ATGCCCATCAAAGCCGCAGTCATGACGGGGCCGGGCCAGCCCCTCGAGATCCGCTCGCTTCCCGATCCCGACCTCGAGCCGGGCAGCATCCTGCTCGAGACGATCGCCAGCGAGGTGTGCGGCACCGACGTGCACCTGCTGCACGGACGTCTCGCCGGTGTGCCGTACCCGATCGTCCCCGGTCACGTGAGCGTGGGCCGCGTGCTGGAACGCCGCGGGGTGGATCGGGATGCGCTGGGCCAGCCGCTCGGGGACGGCGACGTGGTCACGTTCCTCGACGTCCACGAGACGTGTCATCGCTGTTTCTACTGCCGCGTGGCCCATCAATCCAATCGGTGTGCGTCCCGCAAGGTGTACGGCATCACCTACACCGTGGACGAGGGTCCGCTGGGGGGCTGGGCGGAGCGCATCCACCTGAAGCCCGGCGTGCTGGCCGTCAAGCTGCCGGAGGCGCTCTCGGCGGACGATGTCATCGGCGGGGGCTGCGGGCTCTTCACCGGCTTCGCGGCCGTGGAGCGGAGCGGGCTCGCCATGGGCGACACGGTGGTCGTGCAGGGCATCGGTCCTGTGGGTCTGTCGGCGGTGGCGTTCGCGCACCTGCGCGGAGCGGGACGCATCCTGGCGATCGGCGATCCCGAGGATCGTCGATCGTTGGCGCTCGGCTTCGGCGCCGACACCGTCCTGTCCGTGTCGGGGACGGACCCGGAGGCGCGTCTGGCCGCAGTGCGGGACGCGACCTCCGGCCGAGGCGCCGACGTGGTCATCGAAGCCAGCGGGGCCCGGGCGGCCGTGCCCGAGGGTCTGGCGCTGCTGCGGGACGGCGGCTGCTACACGATCGCCGGCCACTACACCGATGCGGGTGCCGTCGAGATCAACGCCCACACGGACATCAACCGGAAGCACGCGCGCATCGTGGGTCAGTGGGGCACGGACTTCAGCCACATCGCGCGCTCCCTGCCGTTGGTCGCGCGGCACCGGATCCCGTTCGCACGGATCGTGGGGGGACGCTATCCGATCGAGCGGGCGGGAGAGGCCCTGGCCGATGTCGAGGCCTTGCGGGTGACGAAGGCGCTGATCGTGCCGTGA